CGTCTCCATATCTATCGGATGATCTATTACTATATATGCATTCGGGTAATTGTTAACCTCAGTTTTTATTTCTTTAGTTTCCTCTACAGATTTCATTTTCTTGGCATCAGAGGTTTTTGTCGTCTTTTTTCTTGTTTTTGTCTTTGTCTTTTTTGCAGTGGTTTTATTTTTTATTTCATTCTTTTCTTCAGAATCGGATATAGTCGTAACTTTTTTCTTTGATACCTTCATTGCCATTTCTTTTCCTCCGCAAAAGTTTTTATAGTATTTGATTTTACAAACTTTTCACTATAAAATCAATTATTATTAAGCACCATATATGCTGTACTTTTTATATATTTTTCCATTCATCATTTCGGCGGTACGCCGCGTCATGACATTGTCATCAAGTACCCATGAAAGCTCACAATGTTTATACCCGTTTTTTAAAGCGTTTTTCAGCCCTTTTTCATACATTATAGCTTCAATACCTTTATGTCTGTACTCTTTTATCACTCCCATGACCATAAGTCTGAGTCTGTCGATTTTATTCTTATAATACAGATATTTGAAGATACCAAAAGGTAAAAGACTTCCATTAAGCTTTTTTAGTACCTGATTATAATCTGGCAAAGAAATAAGCATTCCGACAGGCACACCAGAAAGCGATGCTATTATTATCATATCAGGATCGAGAAGCGGCTTCATTTTTGAAGCCAACACTGCAAACTCCTCATCGCTCCAAGGAACAAAACCCCAATTTTTTTCCCAAGCTCTATTATATATGGATATCGCGGATTTTAAATCTTCGTCAAAAGTATCTTTGCCTAGCGATTTCACTTTTAGAGTCGGGAGCTTTTTTTTTGCCATTTGTACTACTTTTTCAAGACGCCCAAGTCTTGAATCCCCAGTAACATCCATATCATAGGCATAAAGTTCTTTTATTTTTTTGAGTCCTGATTTTTCCGCAATACTGAGATAGTACTGCGGCGTATAACTCATCATAAGAGCAGGAGGCAAATCAAAACCTTCCGACAGAAAACCGAGTTCGTCATTTGTAGATGGATTCATCGGCCCCATCATTTTATTTATGCCTTTTTCGTTAAGCCAGTTTTTTACGGCATCAAAAAGAGCCTTTGCTGTAACATCATCATCAATGCATTCAAAAAAACCGAAAAAACCGCAGTTGTCATCTTGAAAATTTATATAATTGTAATCAATTATAGCCGCTATCCTACCTGTTATCCTTCCGTTTTCATCATAAGCAAGAAAAAGCTGTTTTTTTGCATGAAGCCAAAAAGGATTTTTGTCATCCGACAAAATTTCTATCGTATCGGATATAAGAGGTGCTACCCAAGGGCTTTTTTTTGAATAAATCTTCCATGGAAAACGGATGAATTGCCTGAACTGTCTCGAGGTTTCGACTTTAGAAATTCTCATGTTCTTATCCTGCCGTGTATATATGTTTAAGAGATTATGCCCAGAGCTTTGCCGACTTTTGAAAACTTGTCAAGGATAAAGTTCAGATGTTCATCCGTATGGGTTGCCATGTAGCTTGTTCTTATTATCGCCTGCCCTTCGGGAACAGCCGGAGTGACTACTGGAGAAGCAAACACGCCTTCGTCAAAAAGCATCTTCCACATTTTAAAAGCCGTCAAATCACTGCCTACAGTTAAAGGTACTATCGGCGACTGAGAATTGTTTGTTTTATAGCCCATAGACTGAAAAGCCGTTTTCATTTTTTTGGAGTTTTCCATAAGTTTCATTCTTCTTTCGGGTTCCTGAATTATTAAATCTAAAGCCGTATCTATCGCACCTACACACGCAGGAGGAAGGCTTGCGGTAAAAATCATTGATCTTGATGCATGTTTTATATAATCTATCACTTCGTTTCTGCTTGCGATAAAACCGCCTATCGATGCCAAAGATTTTGAAGCAGTTGCCATCAAAACGTCAACATCTTCTTCTATATTAAAGTGAGAGCCAGTTCCTCTGCCATTTTCGCCTATTACGCCAAGTGAGTGTGCTTCGTCAACATAAACTTTTGCTCCATATTTTTTTGCAAGTTTTGAAATTTCAGGCAAGTTTGCTATGTCGCCTTCCATACTGAATATGCCGTCAACTACTATAAGCATTCCCCTTCCCTGATTTTTTGCAAGCTGTCTTTCAAGATCGGACATATCATTATGCCTAAATCTTGCCATTTCTCCGAAAGAAAGGCGGCAGCCGTCAATAATGGAAGCATGGTCAAGTTTATCGGTTATTATGACTTCGCCTTTTCCCACAAGGCTGGAAATAGCACCTAAATTCGAATGATGCCCCGTAGTAAAAAGAACGGCTGACTCTTTATTGATAAATTTTGCAAATTTCTTTTCGACTTTCTCATGCAGATCGCTTGTTCCGTTAAGAAATCTTGAACCCGTTCCCGAAGTTCCATATTTCTTTACAGCTTCTATTGAAGATTCTATTACTTTAGGATGGCTTGCAAGTCCAAGATAATTATTTGAACAGACAACGATTTTTTTCTTACCGTCAACTACAGTTTCCGGACCCTGCTGCGATTCTACTGTATGAAAATATGGATAAAATCCGGATTTTTTAAGTTCGTTGGCATCATGGAAGTTGAGACATTTCTCAAAAATATCAGAACTCATTTGAACGATCTCCCTTTTTGCATACTAAAAAAATTTATTATTTAAATACCAATTATATGTTATTTTAGAAGCAATTTCAAGTTTGGTAAACTCAATACCTAAATCAACCCGGGCGCAAGTATTATCGGCAATCCAGTATTCTTGGAGCATTTCGTTTATTTTTTGCTTATTAAGCACCGCAGGCTTTCCTGTGATATATGAGAACGACTGGGCTGCCATGCCTGCAAACTTAAAAACAAAATCCGGAATCGGTATAGGCATAGCTGTTCTGCCTACGGCTTTGGAAATTACCTGTCCCACCTGTGACCACGTGTAAGGCGTTTCCTCAGCAAGATAATATGTCCTATTATCGCTTTTTTTGTTATCAAGACATGTACAAACGCATCGTGCTACATCTTTTACATATACCAGTTGCAAAACCCTTTTTTCAACTGTAAAAGGTCTTAAATGTTTGTTTACAAGATTGAAAAATATAAAAATATCTTTATCCCTCGGACCATAAACCGACGCTGGTCTTAATATTGTATAGGGAATTTTCCCCAAAAAGAGTTCCTGTATTTCTTCTTCGGCTGCAATCTTACTCAAACCGTAATCCGAAACAGGTGTTTCTTCTTCATTAAGTTTTTTTGGATTTGCGGAACTGCCAGGACCCATAGCTGCCTGAGATGAAATAAAAATGAACTTTTTTAATGATGGATTCATTTTTAAAACGGCATTACATAGGTTTTTGGTATACTCGACATTGCCTTTAAAATAATCTTCTCTGTTAAAAGCTCTTACGCGGCCGGCACAATGCACTATTATGTCAATATTTTTTACGCATATTTCTAAAAATTTTATGTCGTTTAAATCTCCGTATTTAAAAAAAACCGGCAGATGACTTATCCACGACAAGTCCGATGTTTTTCTTACGACACAGGTAACCTGGTGCTTTTTAGACAATAATGCTTCAACTATATGACTACCTATAAAACCGTTAGACCCAGTAACAAGCACCTTTAGCATAATATTCTCCCTCTGCTGCATATCAGCAGATTCTCGGTAATTGTTCAGTATCGATATTAAGAATTTTTCTCAGATTTCCCGAAACGGTTTTTACCCATACCCCTTTAGGATCTTTCACGACTTTCCCTATAACCGCAGCTTTTTTCCCTAAAGAATTTTTTTTGTATGCTGTAATAACTTTTCCTGTATCGGACTCTTTCTGAAAAGAAATCATCTTTCCTTCATTCGGCATATATAAAGGATCTAAACCAAGTATTCTGCAAAAAGCCGCCACATTATTTGCCATAGGAATTTTGTCATATTCTATTATTATGCCGACATTGGAACTTTCGGCAATTTCATTAAGAACCGCCGCAGCTCCACCTCGGGTCGGATCTCTCATAACGCGAACGTCAGGGCATACTTTTAAAATATCCTGCACCAAAAAATTTAAACAAGCGCAATCACTTTTTATTGAAGATTTAAAACCAAAATCATTTCTTGAAAGCATGACGGCTGCTCCGTGCTCTGCTATATTTCCGCTCACTATTATAGTATCTCCATATTTTGCGTTTGAGCCAGAAAGATTGATTTTTTTTCCGATAATTCCTATCGCACTCGTATTGATAAATATTGCGTCAACCTCGCCTTTTTTCATGACTTTCGTATCCCCGGTAACTATATTGACGCCTGCCAGCTTTGCCTGTTTTGCCATTGAAAACGTTATTTTTTGCAAATCTTTTACAGGAAAACCTTCTTCTATAACCGCCGCAGCAGATAAAGCCAAAGGTCGTGCACCCATCATCGAAATATCGTTAACGCTTCCGCAAACAGCAAGTTTTCCTATGTCCCCGCCTTTAAAAAAAATCGGATTTATGACAAATGAATCCGTAGCAAAAGCAAGTTTCATATTTTTTATTTTTAAAACAGCTCCGTCGTCAAGAGGATTCAGTTCTTTATTTGAAAACACTTTTTTAAAAACTTTGTTTATAAGTTCTTTGGATGCGTTGCCTCCGGCACCATGTGCCAAGGTTATTTTATCCATCGTATTTTCCGTATTTGTAATATGCGCTGCAAACACCTTCGGAAGAAACCATGCACGGACCCAAAGGTTTTAACGGAGTACATTTTTTTCCGAAAAAGCCGCAGCCATAAGGATTTATTTTTCCTCTCATTATATCTCCACATCTGCAGGGCTCTTTTTTATTCATGTCTTTTTCATCTTTAACTTGAAATTTGATGTCTGCATCAAAAGTGGCATATTTTTTGTTCAACCTAAATCCGCTTTTTTTTATACAACCGAGCCCGCGCCATATGTCATCTTTCAAATCAAACACTTCCGATATCAAATTTTTAGCTTTAATGTTTCCTTCTTCGTTTACAACCGCCTTATATATATTTTTAAATCCGCATGAGCGCGATTTGATATTTTTAATCAAAAAATCTATGGCTTCTACTATTTCTTTTTTTGAAAAACCCGTTACTGCACAGGATATTTTATATTTTTCTGCCACATATCTAAAAGCGCCGGCACCGGCTATGGCAGCAACATTTCCGGGGAGAATAAACCCGTTTATATCAAAATCATCATCAGAAACAAGCATGTTTAAAGCCGGAAAAATACTTTTAAACATCGAAAAAACAGAAATATTTTTGATTTTTTTTTCATAAGCTTCTTTTATGACTGCCGCCGCGGCAGGTAATGTAGTCTCAAAACCAGCTCCGATAAAGACAACTTCTTTTTCCGGATTTGCCTCGGCGATTTTCAAAGGGTCATATACGCAATAAATTACCCTGACATCAGCCCCTTTCAAAATTTCCAATTCAAGAGATGAGGTAAACGCCGGAACTCTAAGCATATCGCCGAATGTCGCAATTACTATATTTTTATTTTTTAACAAGTGCAGGCATTGTTCCAAGCGATTTGAAGGAGTTACACAAACAGGACAACCAGGACCTGAAATAAGTTCCGTTCCAACAAAATAATCGCGCAGTCCGTATCTGGCTATCGTCATAGTATGCGTACCGCATACTTCCATTATTTTTATCCCTTTAGAAAGACGATAGGATTGTCTTGTCGTCTTTTTTGATTCTTCAGCCGGCACAGGGCTGCTCCTTGGTTTCTTTTGTCCATTTATCTATTTGTCCAGGATGTATAAAGGAACGGCATCTTTGAAAGGCGTCTTCAAGAGAATCCGTTACGATAAGCATGTCAAAGTGTTCCTTCTTAAAAAATTTTTCTTCAATGCTTTTTTGTAAAAACTTTATGAAATCATCAAAATATCCGTTTACGTTTATTAAAGCGCAGGCTTTTTTATGTATGCACAGTTGTGACCACGTAAGTACTTCGGCAAGTTCGTCTATAGTCCCTATTCCCCCGGGTAACACAAAAAAATAATCAGCAAGTTCGTACATCTTATTTTTGCGTTCATGCATATTTTTTGTTACAATCAGCGAGTTTAAACCATTATGACAAACTTCAATATCTTTTAGCTGCTGCGGTATAATGCCGATAACTTTTGCGCTGTTTTCAAGAACGGAATTTGCCAAAACTCCCATAAGCCCGACCTTTCCACCACCGTAGACCAATTCGGCATTTTCATTTGCAATAAGTTTCCCTAGTTCTACCGCGGTTTCTATAAACTTTTTGTCTTTTCCCAGACTGGAACCGCAGAAAACACATACTTTTTCACTCACTATATCAACCCCGACTCTTTTGACGCATCTACAATATCTTTAGCGTCTTTTTTAGAAAGTTTGCTAATGGCAAAACCGGCATGTACTAAAACGTAATCGCCCAATTTTAAATTGTCCAAAAGCGTTATTTTTATTTCGGATTTAATTCCTCCAAAATCAATCTCAGCTGTACTTGAATCAACTATTTTTAATATTTTCCCAACTGTTGCAAGACACATTTTACCTTTTTGCCTTATATATTTTATCGTAAGCTTTTTTTGCTTCTTGGCGAACTTCTTTGTTGGTATCTTTACTCGAAAGATTACTCAAAAAAGTTAAAGCGGAGCTTGCCGATTTGCCCATATCCGACAATTCCGCTATAGCTCTAAGTTTTACATCTATATTGTTATGTTTGAGAAGATTTATAAGACCTGGGATGGCTTCATTTGAAGGCTTCCCCACTCTTGTCAAAGCATTGGCGGAAGCAATTCTGATAGTATGATTTTTATCTTGAAGCAAAGGAATTAATACGGGAACTGCATCATTAGCCTGATTTCCCATAGCTGCAAAAGTGTCTATCGTCGCAATTCTTATAATGTTTGGATTTTTACCGTCTGTCAAAGCTGCTAATTGCGAGACAGTACTTTTTGCAGCAGCACCTATATCCGATATGGCCTTCTTTGCTAAATCTCTTATTTCTTCCTGTCTTGTAAGCATTTTAATTAAAGCAGGAACGGTTTCATTGGCACCACCTTTTAAAATTCCAAAATTCTTTATAGCTTCTGCTACGACTACAATATTTTCGTCATTAAGGCGTTCCAGCATTTTATCAATAGCTCCTGACGACTTAAGATTTAGTGCATCAAAAGTACCGAGAGTTTCCAAGGCCGCTTTTCTTATTCCGAAATAATCATTATCAAGATACTCTGCAACTGTTCCTGCGCAAAAAGAAGCAGGTTTTCCTATTCTTGCAAGCGCATTTAAATGATCTATTTTTACATAATTATTACCTTCGGCAATACGTTTCAATATTTCACTGATAACTTCCGTTCTTCCGTTCCCAATATCTTTAATCACATCGGAAGCCATATCTCTTACATTTTTGCTGTAAGAAAGCATAGAAACCAACTCTCTTACCCCGTAAGCAGGATTCGCTTCAATGACTTTTTTATATCCCTGAATGGCGCCCTGAAAATCTTTTTTTACAAGTTTAATGTCGGCGACAGATTTTAAAGATACTATATCTCCCGGTTTCTTTTTAAGTATCGCTTCATATATCACCAGTGCTTCGTCATATTTTCCTTCTCTGAGAAGAGAATTTGCTTTTTCAGGAGTATTTCTTTCTACACATGCAAATAAAAATAATAAACTTAGAAGCATAAAATGTAAAAACTTAAATTTGCCTATCATATCATTTCTCTTTTATATTAATAAAAATTTTTCAGAATTATCCCTTTAAATCTTGGTAAGATGGGGCGACAGTATTATTAAATATCCTACTCGCCAAAAACAATTTTAGTTTTCATGATTTCTTCGCGATATTTTATTTTCATACGCAAGTATTCCATTGGTCTATCGCCTTTTGTCCTATTGCAATGAGGGCATAATAACTGATAGTTTTCATAGTAATCCCCGCCTCCCTTAACTTTAGGAATAATATGGTCTATTTCAAATTGGAAAATATCCATTTTAACGCCGCAAGCTCTGCACATTCCTTGTTGGTCTGCATAAAGCCGTTGTTTTACAGGCTGATTTATAGGTTCTTCTTTAATGTCTGTACGTTTTGGAGGTTTATCCGCTGCAACAAAATCACTAAACAACCCTGCATCGTCGCTTAAGCGGTCAATCAACACATTAACTGACTGTTTTTCAATGTCAATACCTATCCATTTTCTACCTAATTGCTGCGCAGCAACGCATGAGGTCGCACAGCCGCAAAATGGGTCAAACACTATGTCGCCTTCATTTGATGAGGCTTTTATAATGCGGCGCAAAAGAGCAAGTGGCTTTTGTGTGGGATAACCCGTTTTTTCTTTACTAAAACTTTTAATTGCGATAGAATCTAATACATCCCCGTTATTACAATTCCAAGTATCCTCTATTGGAATACCGTTCCCTGTAGGTTTTTTACCATCTCTGCGGACATAGTTTTGAGGATATGTTATGTATTCTTTATTAAATACAAAATTATCACTTTTTGTATAATATAAAATTATATCATGATTTCTAATAAATTTGCCTGCTTGTGTTTTATACCCTGAAACCCACCCAATTCGCCACACAATTTCATTTCTAAAATTACCTTTCCCAAAGATTTCATCTAACAGCGCTTTTAAATAATGGCTTGCAGTCGGGTCGCAATGCAGATACATACTGCCTGTATCTTTCAAAATGCGATACATTTCTATAATTCGTTGTGCCATATAAGTTAAATATGCTTTCATCGCTTTGCTGTGCATCACACCAACAGATGAAATAAATGTTGTCAATACAGGATATTTGTCCGCCATAGTTTCTAAATAAGATTCGTCAATATCTTCCCAACTCCACATATCTTTAAAACTTGCACCTGCGGCTTTTGTCCCAATGGGAGCGCAATACATACGTTTAGAATTAAATGGCGGATCTAAATAAATCAAATCCACAGATTGACTGTTCATCCCGTTCATAATATATAGATTGTCATTTGTGTATAATGTGTTTTTCATTTTTATTTTTTAAAATTAAATTATTTATATATGCCTGACCCAGACATAGACCTCCATCATTTATAGGAATTTGTTTATTGTAATAAATATCAAAGCCCAATGACAACAGTTTTTTTCCGATACTGTTTAATAAATATACATTCTGAAATACTCCTCCGCCAAGAGCTATTTGTTTTATTTTATGTTTTTTTGCTGTTTTTACGACAATATCGGCAATCGTGTTGTGAAATTTAGCGCTTATACATTCAACTGGAATTCTGCTTTTAATATTTTCTAAAATCCCTTTTAATAATTTCGATATATCAATTATGCCATTTTCTATATTATATCCATAACATTCTGACGTTTTATATGTATCTGCCGCTGACTCTAAAGCGATGGCAGCTTCCGCTTCAAAAGTGGATATATTTTTTATTCCGAGCAAAGAAGATACGGCATCAAATATCCTGCCAGCACTTGATGTCAAAGGCGAATTGACATTATTTTCAATTATTTTAATTATGGTTTTATAGTCATATTTTTTTAAATGTGTGGGCATATATTGTAAAAGATTGTATTTATAGAGAAGAGAGACTGCCAAACGCCATACTTCTTTTACGCATACGTCTCCACCTGGAAGACAAAAATAACCGAAATGTCCAGCTCTTTTAAATTTTTGTTTTGAATACAAAATAAACTCGCCACCCCAAATATTTCCATCTTCGCCATAGCCGTTTCCGTCAAATATAAAACCCAAAACATCCCCGTTTAAATTATGTTCGACGATTACCGACGCCATATGCGCATAATGATGCCAAACAAAATTTACTTTTTTATAATGCTGCTTTGCATACAAGCTCGAATAATATGTCGGATGCGCATCACAAACTGAAATCATCGGATTTATATCAAGAAAAGATTTCATTTTATTTATGCTTTCACTGTAAAATTTTAAATTCGCGTTTTCTGCCAAATCGCCAACGTACTGTGAAAGATAGGCATTGCCTTTTCTTATGAAACAAAAATTATTTTTTAAATCTCCGCCAGCTGCAAACATATCCGTGCCAATGCCGGTTTTTACTGGCATTGGAACATATCCTCTACTTCTTCTTATAATTATTTTCTCTTTGCCTCCAGGCAAAAATTTTACGATTGAATCATCCGCTCTGTTTTCTATATCTCTGTCATGCGTGAGAAAATAATCAGCTGTTTTGTTGAGATTTTCAAAAGCTTCTTTTTCATTAATGGATATAGGCTCATCGATTTTATTCCCCGAAGTCATTACAAGAAGCGGTATCTTTTCCATTAAAAGATAGTGAAGCGGCGCATACGGCAGCATTATTCCCAACGACGAATTATCTGGTGCAAGCATATCAAGCATAGGTATTTTAACCTTTTTTTTTAAAAGAACTATCGGTGCACTTTTTGACAGTAATTCCGCTTTTTCATACTTATTTATAAAACAAAGGTTCTCGGCGATTCTTATATTAGTCATAACTGCGAAAGGTTTATGAGGTCTTTGTTTTCTTTTTCTTAATTTATTTACGGCTCTCGGATTTGAAGCGTCGCAGCACAGATGATAGCCGCCTATACTTTTAACGGCTAAAATTTTACCCGTTTTTAAAAACTTGACTGAGTCCGTTAAAGCTTGATTTCTATATGATAAAAGTTCTTTATCACGAGTAAACAAAGACAATTTAGGTCCACATTTATGACAGGCGTTTGGTTGAGCATGAAGCCTCCTGTTTGAAGAATTGTTGTATTCACGCAGACAATCGCCGCACATGGAAAACTTATTCATCGTGGTATTTTTTCTGTCATAAGGAAGTTTTTTGATTATCGAAAAACGTGGACCACATTTTATGCAGTTTATAAAAGGGTACAAATATCTTCTGTCGGTATTTGAAAACAATTCCTTTCTACAGTCATTGCATAAAGCCAAATCATACGGAAAATCGGAAATTATTTCGGTTTTTTTACTTTTACTGATTGTAAAATTCAAAAATTTTTTAGGAACGATTTCTTTAACAAAATATTCTGCGTCGAAATCGGATTTTCTCAATTCCAAAACAAACTTTTTCAAATCGCATTTTTTCCCACAGGCTGTAATTTGTACGCCTATACCGGTATTGCACACAAAACCCGTTAAATTATTTTTAACGGCAAGATTATAAACAAAAGGTCTAAAGCCCAGCCCCTGTACTGTACCGTAGACTTCAATTAAGAAAGCATTACTCCCCTTCGATATTTTTAACATACACTTCATGACCTGAAACAATCTTTATGTCGTTTGCTCCGCAATGAGGACACGTTAAATATTCCATTTGCGAAGGTCTTATCTCTTCTAAACATAAATTGCATTGAGCTGCAAGCGGCACGATTTCATATTCGATTACCGCATCTTTGGCAACTGCGTTTTCGACAAATATATGATCTACAAAAGAGTGATTTAGAAAATCCTTTTCAATCCCCGAAGCCGTTCCTAAAACTACTGTTATTTTTGTTATTTTTGCCAAATTATTTTTCTCAGCCTCACTTAAAATCACTTTCCACAAATCTCTGGCAATACCGTGCTCATGCATCAGCAGCATCCTCCTTATAAGTTTTAATAATTATTATACGAAAATATCACTTAACGGTTTGCAGAAAATGATAGCATATTCTAAAATTTAACTAAAGGGAACTCTGTGCTATACAAGACAAAAAACTCCGCTTTTACTCGGAGTTTTCATTTTATTCATTATAAGCGGGCGATGGGACTTGAACCCACGACCTTCTCGTTGGCAACGAGACGTTCTACCGCTGAACTACACCCGCAAATAAAGCAAATTTTTATTTATACTCGAAGGCACGATTTGAACAATATTTATTTCTCATGCTTCTTTATCATCGCCGAATTTTATGCTGAGGGCGGGACTTGAACCCGCATCCCGTTAAGGACACGCCCCTCAAACGTGCGCGTATGCCAATTCCGCCACCTCAGCGTAATTTGCCGTTACTGAACAGGCTCCTGCGGAACTGCTATAGGCAGATTAGAGAGCTGGTTTACCACTGACATCATGCTCATGTTTGTAGAAACTTTCGTGAGCGTCAAAGAAGTAAACATAAAAATACATGCCATAGCTACTGTCAGCTTCTTTATGAATGCCATTCCCGAAGGGGCATTAAATATTTGATCTGATCCGCCTCCACCAAAAATACCCGCCATACCGCCGCTCTTTCCAGCTTGCAAAAGAACAACAAGTATTAAACCCAAACAAACCGC
The window above is part of the Candidatus Endomicrobium procryptotermitis genome. Proteins encoded here:
- the hypF gene encoding carbamoyltransferase HypF; translation: MLKISKGSNAFLIEVYGTVQGLGFRPFVYNLAVKNNLTGFVCNTGIGVQITACGKKCDLKKFVLELRKSDFDAEYFVKEIVPKKFLNFTISKSKKTEIISDFPYDLALCNDCRKELFSNTDRRYLYPFINCIKCGPRFSIIKKLPYDRKNTTMNKFSMCGDCLREYNNSSNRRLHAQPNACHKCGPKLSLFTRDKELLSYRNQALTDSVKFLKTGKILAVKSIGGYHLCCDASNPRAVNKLRKRKQRPHKPFAVMTNIRIAENLCFINKYEKAELLSKSAPIVLLKKKVKIPMLDMLAPDNSSLGIMLPYAPLHYLLMEKIPLLVMTSGNKIDEPISINEKEAFENLNKTADYFLTHDRDIENRADDSIVKFLPGGKEKIIIRRSRGYVPMPVKTGIGTDMFAAGGDLKNNFCFIRKGNAYLSQYVGDLAENANLKFYSESINKMKSFLDINPMISVCDAHPTYYSSLYAKQHYKKVNFVWHHYAHMASVIVEHNLNGDVLGFIFDGNGYGEDGNIWGGEFILYSKQKFKRAGHFGYFCLPGGDVCVKEVWRLAVSLLYKYNLLQYMPTHLKKYDYKTIIKIIENNVNSPLTSSAGRIFDAVSSLLGIKNISTFEAEAAIALESAADTYKTSECYGYNIENGIIDISKLLKGILENIKSRIPVECISAKFHNTIADIVVKTAKKHKIKQIALGGGVFQNVYLLNSIGKKLLSLGFDIYYNKQIPINDGGLCLGQAYINNLILKNKNEKHIIHK
- a CDS encoding hydrogenase maturation nickel metallochaperone HypA, which gives rise to MLLMHEHGIARDLWKVILSEAEKNNLAKITKITVVLGTASGIEKDFLNHSFVDHIFVENAVAKDAVIEYEIVPLAAQCNLCLEEIRPSQMEYLTCPHCGANDIKIVSGHEVYVKNIEGE
- the secG gene encoding preprotein translocase subunit SecG, producing MNIIYYALQFAHYAVCLGLILVVLLQAGKSGGMAGIFGGGGSDQIFNAPSGMAFIKKLTVAMACIFMFTSLTLTKVSTNMSMMSVVNQLSNLPIAVPQEPVQ